GGACGAGCAGACCCTGAAGTCGCTCACGGAGTACGAGGAGCACCGCCTCAAGGAAAACATGACCGAGGGCAATCGGATCCTGGCGGTGCTGGTCCGGTTCGATTTCGCGGATTTCGACACGCGCCTGCGGGCCCTGACGGAACGTCTCTCGGAGGCCGGCGAAGTGATCTCCACCCTGCCCGTGATGGACCCTTCCGGGGATGGAGGCTTGCGCTTCCGGCTCCTCTACGGGACGACGCGGAGCCTCGCCCAGGTTCAGTCCCTGGTGGCCGATGCCGGCGCCGAGGTACAGGACCTGATGCCTCCGACGGAGACCGCCCCGGCGCCCAGGTCGGCGGCCGAGGGGGCGGAGGCCGCCGTCGAATCCGCGGAGGCCGAGGGGGAGGACCTGCGCGGTCTGGCCAAGACCGTCAAGGTGGACATCGAAAAGCTCGACGGCGTGATGGGCATCGTGGGGGAGTTGAACCTGCTGAAGGCGGCCTTTCAGCGCATCGCGGAGGCCGTGGCCTCCCTCCCTGGACAGCGGGAGCTGGCGGCGGATGCCGGCAAACAGATCCGAACCATGGAGAAGAAGCTCGGCGAACTCCAGCGGGCCATCATCGACATCCGTCTCGTCCCCATCAACCAGATTTTCAACCGCCTGAACCGGACGGCCCGTCGGCTGGCCCGGGCCGCGGGCAAGGAGGTCTCGGTCCAGCTCTATGGAGGGGACACGGAACTCGACAAGACCATGATGGACGAGCTGGTGACGCCCCTCATCCATACCATCCGGAACGCCATCGACCACGGGATCGAAACGCCCGGCGAGAGGGTTTCGGCGGGAAAGAGCCGGGAGGGCACCCTCGCGGTGAGCGCGTACCAAAAGGGCAACTCCATCGTCATCGAAGTGACGGACGACGGCCGGGGCTTGCAGGTGGAGAAGATCTGGAGCGCGGCGGTCCGCCTGGGCCTCGTGGGCGCGGGCGAGGAGATGGACCGCGAGCGGTGCATGGAATTGATCTTCCGGTCGGGGTTCTCCTCGGCCGACGAGGTCACCGAGGTGAGCGGCCGGGGCGTGGGTCTGGATGCGGTCAAGGCGGCCATCGAGCAGTTGAAGGGCACCCTTTCGGTCTGGTCCGAACCCAACGTGGGCACGACCTTCCAGTTCACTCTCCCCATCACGCTCGCCATCATCC
This portion of the Acidobacteriota bacterium genome encodes:
- a CDS encoding chemotaxis protein CheA, which translates into the protein MDKNRAKALQEFVAEAEDILEALAEDLEAAQSQHEAAGKVRPDLVNKIFREMHSLKGLASMFGLQEITTLSHDLESLLDKIRLGKAALSPDLFALLRESRTHLRAMVGEAGEGGVRSEASDLLRRIHAVGAPPEPKPEARGGLLLDEQTLKSLTEYEEHRLKENMTEGNRILAVLVRFDFADFDTRLRALTERLSEAGEVISTLPVMDPSGDGGLRFRLLYGTTRSLAQVQSLVADAGAEVQDLMPPTETAPAPRSAAEGAEAAVESAEAEGEDLRGLAKTVKVDIEKLDGVMGIVGELNLLKAAFQRIAEAVASLPGQRELAADAGKQIRTMEKKLGELQRAIIDIRLVPINQIFNRLNRTARRLARAAGKEVSVQLYGGDTELDKTMMDELVTPLIHTIRNAIDHGIETPGERVSAGKSREGTLAVSAYQKGNSIVIEVTDDGRGLQVEKIWSAAVRLGLVGAGEEMDRERCMELIFRSGFSSADEVTEVSGRGVGLDAVKAAIEQLKGTLSVWSEPNVGTTFQFTLPITLAIIQSLIVRCCDQTFAVPISSVLETLRTTESEIQLVDQREVISLRGVTLPLLRLEERFRLPRTRPRENERIFIVVARRGDKAAGIVVDDMLGEQETVVHPIGKTFGRLPGLAGATEVGENQVILVIDTASLFSTIEAARGFA